From the genome of Spinacia oleracea cultivar Varoflay chromosome 2, BTI_SOV_V1, whole genome shotgun sequence, one region includes:
- the LOC130467424 gene encoding uncharacterized protein has translation MDRSWISTKIPSDPEYQAGVREFIKFAVKNGGGRSKLRCPCIMCHNFLHKRPGEILNHLSKWAFDKTYTCWIWHGECRDETTVGNSEANVCEGHNTNEGDRLEEMLHQVEEAFDEDPFTFESLLNDSEKPLYEGCTKYTRLSAIIRLYNVKASQGLTDIDFNLILEVFKDMLPDDNVLPSRTYEAKKTLSLMGLPYEKIHACPNDCMLYRNQNESLESCSVCNASRYKKEEGRVPAKVLWYFPIIPRFKRLFSNARDAEKLTWHFDSREDDGFLRHPADSPQWRFIDGKFPEFAKEKRNLRLALSTDGFNPFGSLSSTYSTWPVVLITYNLSPTLCMKRRYMMLSLLISGPRQPGNDIDVYLAPLIDDLKMLWETGVEVFDAYRNEKFNLKAMLFCTIQDFPAYGNLSGYTVKGKAACPLCMEQFPGHWLNGSGKHVFDSHRVFLPCDHHYRYMKKAFNGKQEFGERPKIMSGVEVFEKIKDIQITFGKKHRNFLSKQGFKKCSKLWSLPYWRFLFVRHSLDVMHIEKNVCDSLIGTLLNIPGKTKDGPKSRADLETLGIRQELHVVEKESGRKYLPPAAYTLSRKEKIELCESLAGVKVPQGYSSNIRSLVNMDTLKLVGLKSHDCHVLMQQLLPVAIRSILPKNVRHAIIRLCLFFNAIYSKVIDPKDLKALEEDIIIILCQLEMYFPPSFFDIMVHLTVHLVREIRYCGPVYLRVQWAFERKMRTYQGYVTNAYRPEGCIAEKLFYEEVVAYVSEFMVNAMKIGLPVSRHSGRMDGHGTLGRKQLDMSYENWHKAHSYILHNEDEVAPYVERHMRHLRKYNPRANPKSLAEKQSKSFIVWFKDEVIRELEDPSVVVSDRVKSLAFGPNFSATYYSGYVINGCTFYTRFQDDISTMQNSGVTLESEAIHFASAKDKNPVCATMRYYGVIEEIWELHYCKFSIPVFKCQWFDSNGVVESSLGQIFVNLKKTGHKEDPFILANQARQIFYMNDPSDKRMAAVITPRSRVAFFSIDATGDCLDDTMLEASSLGRRNVQVRGDDDDDNADDSSMYVRDDHNEGTWVEEQKNSKGVKLKRKRKRSN, from the coding sequence ATGGATCGAAGTTGgatttcaacaaaaattccGAGTGACCCAGAATATCAAGCAGGTGTAAGGGAATTCATTAAGTTTGCTGTTAAGAATGGTGGAGGCCGCTCCAAGCTACGTTGTCCTTGTATCATGTGCCATAATTTCTTGCATAAGAGACCCGGAGAAATTCTTAATCATTTATCTAAATGGGCATTTGATAAAACATATACATGTTGGATTTGGCACGGCGAATGCAGGGACGAAACAACGGTCGGTAACTCTGAGGCTAATGTTTGTGAAGGTCATAATACGAATGAGGGAGataggttagaggaaatgcttCATCAAGTTGAGGAAGCTTTTGATGAAGACCCTTTCACATTTGAGAGCTTGCTAAATGACTCCGAAAAGCCTCTCTATGAAGGCTGCACTAAGTATACAAGGTTGTCTGCAATAATAAGGTTGTATAACGTGAAGGCGAGCCAGGGTTTGACTGATATAGACTTTAATTTGATACTGGAAGTGTTCAAAGATATGCTTCCAGATGATAATGTCCTTCCAAGTCGTACATATGAGGCAAAAAAGACATTAAGCCTTATGGGTTTACCTTATGAGAAAATTCATGCTTGCCCTAACGATTGCATGTTGTATAGAAAtcaaaatgagtcattagagaGTTGCTCAGTTTGTAATGCCTCGAGGTACAAGAAAGaggaaggacgagtccctgcTAAGGTATTATGGTATTTTCCAATAATACCGAGGTTTAAAAGGCTATTTTCTAATGCGAGAGATGCCGAGAAGTTGACATGGCATTTTGATAGTCGAGAAGATGATGGATTTCTTAGGCACCCCGCTGACTCACCACAATGGAGGTTTATTGATGGGAAATTCCCCGAGTTTGCCAAAGAAAAGCGTAATCTACGCCTTGCTTTGTCTACTGATGGGTTCAATCCATTTGGCTCCTTGAGTAGCACTTATAGTACTTGGCCTGttgttttgattacctacaactTATCTCCCACACTTTGCATGAAAAGAAGGTATATGATGTTGTCATTGCTAATTTCTGGTCCAAGACAGCCTGGTAATGACATCGACGTGTATTTGGCTCCTCTGATCGACGATTTGAAGATGCTTTGGGAAACAGGTGTAGAAGTGTTTGATGCATATCGAAATGAGAAATTTAATTTGAAAGCAATGTTGTTCTGCACTATTCAAGATTTTCCGGCATATGGTAATTTGTCTGGGTATACAGTGAAAGGGAAGGCAGCATGCCCCTTATGTATGGAGCAATTTCCGGGACATTGGTTGAACGGATCAGGGAAGCATGTGTTTGATAGTCATCGTGTATTTCTGCCATGTGATCATCACTATCGTTACATGAAAAAGGCCTTCAATGGGAAACAAGAATTTGGAGAGCGTCCAAAGATCATGTCTGGTGTAGAGGTGTTTGAGAAGATAAAAGATATCCAGATCACATTTGGGAAGAAACATCGAAATTTTCTTTCTAAGCAAGGGTTTAAGAAGTGTTCAAAATTGTGGAGCTTGCCATATTGGAGATTTCTTTTCGTGAGACATTCTCTTGATGTGATGCATATTGAGAAGAATGTGTGTGATAGCCTAATTGGTACATTATTGAACATCCCTGGGAAGACTAAAGATGGCCCGAAATCTAGAGCTGACTTAGAGACACTTGGGATCAGACAGGAACTCCATGTTGTTGAGAAGGAGAGTGGTCGAAAATACTTGCCTCCTGCTGCGTATACACTGTCTAGGAAAGAGAAAATCGAGTTATGTGAGAGCTTGGCAGGAGTTAAAGTGCCACAGGGGTATTCTTCTAACATTCGTAGCCTTGTAAACATGGATACCTTGAAGCTTGTGGGCCTtaagtctcatgattgtcatGTCCTAATGCAACAATTATTACCCGTGGCTATTCGTTcaattttgcctaaaaatgttcGACATGCCATTATCagactttgtttgttttttaatGCAATTTATAGTAAAGTCATTGATCCTAAAGATTTGAAAGCTTTGGAGGAAGatattattataattttatgCCAATTAGAGATGTACTTTCCTCCATCGTTTTTCGATATCATGGTTCATTTGACGGTTCACCTAGTAAGAGAGATAAGATATTGTGGTCCTGTATATTTGAGAGTTCAATGGGCTTTTGAAAGGAAAATGAGAACGTACCAGGGATATGTTACAAATGCTTATCGGCCTGAGGGTTGTATTGCCGAAAAACTTTTCTACGAAGAAGTAGTCGCATATGTTAGTGAATTTATGGTAAATGCAATGAAGATAGGACTTCCTGTATCTCGGCATAGTGGAAGAATGGATGGTCATGGGACCCTAGGTCGTAAACAACTTGATATGTCTTATGAAAACTGGCACAAGGCACATTCATATATTCTGCATAATGAGGATGAAGTTGCACCATATGTCGAAAGACACATGAGACACTTGAGGAAGTACAATCCAAGGGCGAATCCGAAATCCTTAGCTGAAAAACAAAGCAAGTCATTCATTGTTTGGTTCAAAGATGAAGTAATCAGGGAACTTGAGGACCCTTCAGTAGTAGTTTCTGATCGAGTTAAGAGTTTAGCATTTGGACCCAACTTTAGTGCAACTTACTATTCTGGATATGTTATTAATGGCTGCACTTTTTACACCAGGTTTCAAGATGATATTAGTACTATGCAAAACAGTGGGGTTACTTTGGAATCTGAAGCTATTCATTTTGCTAGTGCGAAAGATAAGAATCCGGTTTGTGCTACAATGCGAtactatggagtcattgaagaGATTTGGGAGTTGCATTACTGTAAGTTTTCGATTCCTGTTTTCAAATGCCAATGGTTTGACAGTAACGGAGTTGTAGAAAGTAGCTTAGGGCAAATATTTGTCAATCTTAAAAAGACCGGTCACAAAGAGGATCCTTTTATATTAGCTAATCAAGCTAGGCAGATTTTTTATATGAATGACCCCTCTGATAAGAGAATGGCAGCAGTCATCACACCAAGGTCTCGAGTTGCCTTCTTTTCCATCGATGCCACTGGTGATTGTTTAGATGATACTATGTTGGAGGCTAGTTCTTTGGGAAGAAGAAATGTACAAGTTCggggtgatgatgatgatgataatgctGATGATTCCTCGATGTATGTGAGAGATGACCATAACGAGGGTACATGGGTTGAAGAACAAAAGAATAGCAAGGGAGTCAAGCTAAAGCGAAAGCGAAAGCGTTCTAATTAA